The Montipora capricornis isolate CH-2021 chromosome 3, ASM3666992v2, whole genome shotgun sequence genome includes the window ATTTTACCAAGTCTTTTGCTCTTCATGTCACGGTGTATCGTCGTCGTATGTTGCAAACTAACTTTAAACTTTAATTCCTTGCATCTAAGGTTGtatatattgttttgtttttccttaaaGTGGAGTTTATTTCAGTACAATGAATTTATATATATCTTGTGGCAAAGCAGTGATGACATAGACCCATGACTTGAGATacgaaaaataaataattcCGTTGAGGTGACTGCCTTTTTTACTTTCGTCATGTTACAGTTTTACTTGGGAGGAATTGCTCATCCGTGGAAAATGTTCTGTGATCCCTCAGAGCTTGATCATGGTGTGCTAATTGTCGGTTATGGAGTCAGTAAGtatctttaaaaatatgcatttgAATACTGTCGAAGTGAACTAGTGCTTTGGGAGAAGTAAAATTATATTAATTGTGATGGCAGCAAAAACTTTGAACATTGATCGGTTTCTACttatttgcaaagaaatgagaaTGTCACAAACCTTGATCTTCGAAACTCGTATAAGAACTAAATTTAATTGATTTACTCAGTACTCAGTGACAACTGTCAGAACTGCATTTTTTGTGGTAACTGTTAGGGCTCTTGATCCTTTGTACGTACAGTTTAAATACATAGCAGTTATATTTTAGCTTTAGTATTTTTAATGAAGTCATTGGGTAATTTTTTTAGAGTACGCTAGCCTGGTGTCTTCACTTACCATGCTGTTTCACCGGCAGCAAGCTAGAACGACTTGACACTATAATGAAGTTATTGATTGATTGGCCTTAAATTATCACCATATAAAGAACTgtaaaccaatcacaagaggCAGAGGAAACGCATGACGCAAAGAAAAGACAAAGCGGGCacgaagcgcgggaaaatgcgacCAGTTGCAAATACCTGCAGCCGACAgtgagcgcgggaaaatgccTGCGACCAAAtcacaataattgttaattcctgatttgattttgattggctgagaatatGGCGCAAAATTTTTTGAGCGGAGTAATGCAAACCGTGCGGACCACGCTCTTATATTCGATACTTCAGTAAAAACCTCTCGAGTCTAGATTATTGTTGTTACTGCCACAATTCACAAGTAATTTGTACGTTAACATTGTGTCGTTTTATTCATTTAGAGAAAGGCTGGTTTGACGATACACCATACTGGATTATCAAGAACAggtgattttcttttcttacaCGTGTTTTTCTACTTTAGGGAAACCAAATTGTGTGCAGCTGAGTTGATGTGGATAGGTTTTGGGAATTTTACTTGTATTGCTTTTAAGGCAAATTGCTAACCTTGCGTCTGAAATCAGTAAAGCCGTATATTTATTGAGGAAGTATTTTGCTTTCGTTGCAGTTGGGGAGAAAGCTGGGGAGAAGAGGTCAGTCTGGGGTACTTAATTAATAGTCGAGTGGATGGCCCAAAGTTTCTAAGAAGTGAATGGTGTTAAATTCAATTGTATTATATTATTGGGCATAAGAATTTTCACCACAGGTATTGTCACAGAGAGACGCTACTTAATGAAGCATTTAATGAACACATGAACTGCGAGACCGGAGCATTGCTCTTCCATgtttgagctatcaagccatctgGGTCAATGGTACGATTTTAAGATGAATGCTACAAATGTACACATGCTActttccgcagttcaaatatcaGTTCGTCTTATCCAATTCCTCTGCGAGTTTACCACGAACTTACAAATTACCAGTTCCCAGTTGGCTTTCGTAGCAAAatggacccgtttctcgaaagtcccgaaactttaaaGGCTATTTTCGGATGTCACAATTTCCTCAGTATCTCAAGAACCGAgtggatttaagtcgtcaaacttcacaatcattttgctttttgttgccgtgaaaacatgtttaaaagaTCGACTTTCCAAATCAAGCGGTTTCGGTAGTTTCGTAAATGGTTttccgaaacgttttcgggactttcgagaaacgggccctacTACACCGatatcgcagaggtcataggttcaaATCTTGTTCAATTGTGACGTTTTCAGGGTTTCCTCAGTTTCGTTACTGTTAAGTAACGCTCATAAATCTTGACGTAAAAGTATCCTGTTATGCTCCACAGGGATACTACTTGATCTACCGCGGTGATGGATGCTGTGGTTTGAACACCATGTGTACCTCGGCTGTTGTCGACTAAGATGCAAGCTGACCAACTGGCTTTATTAAGGTGATGCTAGTTTGCTACTTCGTTAAATATTCTCTTATTTGGATATTGTAATAGGACTgcatgctgtccaatttggaaataattggatgaggACTGCCAAATTATATAGCATCCAAAAGCAGATGAACATGGCAAACACAGAAGCACCATGTGTGAACCTTCAAATTGGAGAAAACAGTCTTTTAAAAGcagtgataataacaataaactgcaacctgattggccaatactcggttgttttatttatcttgacatttgattgcttgatggaaagtatccagatttttctcaaattggacgGTTTGTACAAAGCTGAAGTAATCGTTCCGGTAAAATTTTccaatttattttgaatttggaCAGTGggcaaaaattaataacaaacaGATCTGTTGAcaatattggattttgatgcTATATAATTACATTAATTACATTAAGAAGTGCCGTAGCTTTCAATTTCATTTCCATAACAGTACCTCTGGGGACGTCTTTGTTTGTAAGCCGCCTCAAAATCAAGGAATAGAAAGCGAGTGAACCTCTTCCCGTAGTATAATATCTAAGGGCACTTTTCTTTTGTCAGacctggccggccagacccgtcattttgcaaaaacaatgcaacaatttgaaggaggacttgcatgataatccctcgcattcttctggaggagtttttaaaatgttaacaTGTTGTAGAGTTCTTCCTTTCAGCTGTCAAGTGTGGCCGgacagttctgtcaaatggaaagtgtccCAAGTGTCTTCAGTGTTAGGTCCGAAAAAACTTCATTGTTATCACTTTAGAAATGCTCAGGGGAAAATTGTAAACATCTCCTGGCAAGACCGTGCAAGATCAAGGGAAAAGGGATTGCTGATTTTTTACCCAACATTGATCAGTGAAAAGTCGACACAACCGTGGAATTCACGGTTACCTCCAACGtatttaaagtttattttttcaTGCGTATTGAGTCCATTATTcactttcaatttattttttgtcacaGGTCGACGTCAATGTTCAATTTATACTCCATTTTTTTACatcaattttagctttttagaTTTAATGCTAGTGTTTTAAAATACTCTTATTTTCTGTAATACAAATACGAATAATTGTTACTCTACGTTgtcaaatttgaaagctgatACCCGGTTAGGAAGACCAAGTAGGTAACTACACTCCTTAACTAAAGATGACTTTTAAGAGTTCTTTCAAAGTTATTTCTAGAGAATGAAATTTGGCATTCTCTTTGACCCTATTGAGAGTGACGCTTATAGGttctactctgtctaacgctggACGATTTTTCTTGTCAGTGGAGGCCGCGTTAGGCCtgggggtgaatgggttaacaagaTCTTgttccactcaaaaactatgtacCCTTTAAAGTACACACAGCTgaaagaaaagtaataaattttAGAGTCCTTTGGCTGAAACGAGAATGTCTTATGTAAGAGCTATCGAATCCTTGAGTCATGtcgaaaaataattgttttcaacaagatCTTTAACTTCTAGTTCATAGCACAACTATATGGGCAAAATGTTGAAGCTATCGAATATGTCTAGTAATTAGTTTTTCGATTGTATTTCAGTCTGTTATCTTACtcttaactttaaatttaactaACTGCATTtagttatatacatgtatgagcGGGTGAGTTTGTCGCCGAAAAGATTTAATTACTTTTGCTGCTTTtagtattttacatttttttaataaacagGGAAATAAAAGGGTATTTTCCAATTATGGATATGTTGGATTTTTCATGTAAAGGCAGCCACACACTAGGCGATATTGTTCGCCGATCGCTGCGAAAATCGCTTAGTGTGCTGCTGGTGCTGCGATTGCGATTTTCGCCGATCGCTGCGATCGGCGTATAAAATTGCCCATATATAGTTTGCCAGATATCGGCTATTAAACTCTTCGCAATTCGCCTAGTATGCCCGTTCCCGCGACTTTTTTCCGCCCGTTCCAGCGAATTGCGGAAGGATTCAACCAATAAGACCACGCGCTTTTATCACGTACGTCACTGCataaaaatggcggacaacagCGAAGAAATAGTGGACAGATGAAAGAGAAGATGCCTGGGAACGACAATAGAGGAAATTCGCTGCGACCAGGTGTTCCCGTAACACGGGTCGACGAAATTCGACGGCGATTTTCGCTGCCGATCAAAATCGCTACGATCGGCGAACAAAGTCTCATAGTGTGTCGCTGGTTTAAGTTTTTCAGTTTGTCGATAAATGACTTCTAACATCAGATAATTAAACACATTCCAAAAACTAAGTCGATCAAAGCGTATTTTCCCTAGATTATTAAAACAATGTATAAAGAGCGGAAAGTGGAAGGTTTCAGcgctttttatttaaaaaagtgACTCAATTCGCTCCGGCAAAAGCCAAGTGATCGAAAAATCAACCATTGAGCTACGTACTGAATCGCTTTGGTGAAAAGGAAAGCTATTCTCTAACTATCATTGGTCAGAACTCAGCTTTCTCGGAACTCGGTTGGAAAACAGAGAGTTGAGAACAGTGTTGAACAGACAACCGAATCAATGGAATCCAGCTCTGAGATAACAGCTGCGTCGTAACTTATGGATTGGTACATTGCAGGTGTCATATTAAGTGTTTTGGCACTTTGTGCATTTCCAAACTATTTCCCCCTCCCCTTTTACAACGTTACATTTTAATAGCTTGAGAAATCAAGACAAGTGACAGGAACGTGACAAATGTGCATAttaagtgggggggggggggggggctagcTTTGTTCAATCCATTGGTACAGTAACTTCAAAATTCGCGGTTTGCGCTGCAGGCTCTTTCCTTGCGTGGTTTCTAGTCTTAATTTGCCCCTTCCCATTCCGAAACTTTTAACTAACTGTTATTGAATTCTTTGAAAACCACTGACAACTATTTTTCGTGTCCAAGTTGGTTTCCTGAGAATATTCTGACCTATAATCTCACACTGATACTTGCTTAGCAAGATGCACTCCGTAATGTGACGTAtaggttaccatgacaacaaaagagccatctaaaaacgccctacattttgtcgttaaaAGCTTAAATCTCAAAACTGAACTCGGCGaacccattttttattgctgtaaCGTAATTAGCAGGCTGAGATCAAACTTTGTTGGAAAACAAattctggagcagattcatagccaccttcaaaactggaaaacgttaaggtggctctgagatactcaggtttcctatgGGTTGTACTGAGCCTCACtgacacagggatatttttgcgcggtttaaactATGCGGAGAATTCGAAAgctgaacttagcaagtgctgttgatatccaaaaagcaaattgggggtaaccatgcatttttcagactGAGATAATtaggcttcaatttgaaaaaaaaactccatacattgctttgtattttaaagctttttacaaatattgatgatCAATTATATTTGAAAATTTTGTGGTTACCCACagttttctttctggatttcagtaacacttgttaagatcagcttttcccgcatattgaTACACCGcccaaaaaatacctttgaattagtaggctgTTTTCCTGCTGGTGTATGTTTAGAAGAGAGTGTTAGCTACAATGAAGTCATTTCGGAATTTTTCTCCTCCTCCAAGGATACGTCTTCAAAATTTACGTCATTGTTATCTGTATCTGCGTTTTGCGGTGGGTTTTTTAAGGCTGCGTTTTCTAATTTAACATCATCCTCCACTGCATCTACTCCTTCGAGTGCTAAACCCTCTGTTGAGCTCTTGTCTGTCATCTTCCGAAATGCCATTGGATTCTTTAAAAACCTGtcaaaaatgtgtttttgtCCAATCAATCCAGAGACTAAATACACGTTTGGATCATGTGACCAATCTGGTTCCAGAATACTACCACGTGGAGCACACAAATATAGAAGCAATTTAATATAAACAATTACCATGGTTTCCAGGCTCCACCGACCTAAGAGAGCCCCGGTCTATAATGACTTACAAAACATACGAATTCTGAGACCCTTAACCTCCGAACACGTTCAGCCAGGAATACTTACTTTGTCATGAGCATTGGAATGGTAAGTAGAGTAGCAGCTATAAGAAACTGCAAACCAGGAAAACCACGTTCAGACGATTTGATGTACATCGGATTGAAGATGAACGCGCCCAGAAAATTACAGAAAGTATCCACAGTCGATACAGACGAGAACAAGGCACCTACATATATGAATAAAAAATCAGTAATATCAAGGCAGCCAGTACTTGCTACATTCGTGCAACCTCTTGCATTGCGGGAAGAAACTTGCCTCTCTCATCCGGATCTACCGTCTGAGACATCATTCCTTTGTACAGCGGTAGAACAGCACCTCCAAATATTCCAATAATGGGTACTAAAACGTAAAATAAAGtagaaagtaaaacaaaagacaaaacgaCCTTCAAGACTAATCCTTCTGCAAGCATGTAATTCGCAAGGGCACCAAGATAAGGGATTTTGGGGAGCAGCCTAATAGAGCAGTCTCCATTATATAAAGACGAATGAAATACCAATGAACAATGACTCGATTTATTATGTAATCATCGCTACGGTGATATTTTCAAGTGTGAAGAtaactttttatttttacataTGAAGATACCATGTTTTCGTCCGAAATCTCACCTGGTATTTCGTTGGTATTtatataacaattttttttctctactcCCATGTAAGACATCTGAGTCGGTGCTAGCCCAACTAATGGAATGGGCCCACAAAAGCCAGAGAATTACTCATCTGACtatggtgggaattgaactcgtGACCCCGGATTACGTTGCTTGAACTTACCACCGCCCGTTACTTTTAATGCAAGTGGACTATTTCATTCTGAAGACCGAATGTGAGGTGACAACTTATCTTGTGGACCTCGTAATGAATTTGTACAAAGATAACAAGTCGCTTTAGCTCCTTTCGAAATCCGTGGCCACTTTGTCCAGATTTTTGCGTTTGCAAAGGAGATGCGAATTTTACATTTGCCTCCCTTCGTGGAAAGGAGCAACCAATTGCAATTTCAAGTTTCTCCTGATTCTCCAATATCGTACCAAGGTTCTGTCTTCTTCTGTTGTGCGCGTGTTTGTGAGAGAGAGAATCTGGGAACGAATTTGGGAGAAGAGAACAGGTATATTTACAAGAAGTGGGTTCTTACCCAGAAAAACCATCCATGTACGATCAGTAAACGCAAAGAAGGCCAGCGATGCGCACTGCGTCAGCATACCAACTCTGATAACATTGATGTCAGACATAAACCGCTTTAGAAGTGCAATACCCACGATTCCACCAAAGCCCTGCATAAAGAACCGGAAGGCCATGAACACGCCCAACGTCGCTGGTCCCCAGCACAGCGGGGTGCGAAGGACAAATAACGACACCACTCCACTGAGTCCCATAATGCCAAGATTGACTATTCCGTCCGAGACAAGTAGCATAACGAGGTTTTTCCTGGCCCCATTTCTTGGTTTGCTGTAGACACTCCAAATTGCTTTGAAACTATCGAAACTGAAAAACCTCAATTTCTTTTTGTCAATATTTGGCTTAGATTCCGGAACCAGAAAGACAACGCACAGTATGGAGGTCACGTGACAGGCGAAAATAAACCAGTACGGTGGAATGAAACCGAGGTTCTTTAGAAATGGACCACTGGTCAGCTGGCTGACAACGCCTCCAATAAACACAACGAACTGGATAACGgctaaattaaaagaaaacaaaacaaggtcTCTAGCTTTTTAATGAGATTATTTGTGTCCCGTTAGGAAAAGCCGCTTTTCATTATTTAGATTGATTGGAGCCGCTGAAGTTAAGGCTAAGAAACGGCGTTAAAACAGAATAGCCAAAGCCTTTTAATGCTGAGCTTAAACGCTATTTTTGAGGGCATAgactagttgttgtccttcctAACTTCGTGGAAGTGGAAAGGTCCGACAATGAATTTTCCCGGTGTTTTACAGGGAACCTTCAACCAACTGGTACAATTCTCTGCAGCCAATTGCGGGAATCCTTCAAATAAGTGTTATAGAATTCACTAACCGATATGAATGGCAAGTCTTTGCTCTGTTGTTACATCAGCAACGTAGGAAAACGCTGCCATTGTCATGATGGTGGCAAATCCTGAGAAACCATTAATTGCTTCTCCAACAAAGAGAATGTACACAGGTAAATCGAGGTACATTATGATGAGAATTAGGAGGGACTCGATAGCGCTTCCAATTGGAGGAGACAAAAGGGCCGGGCGTCTGCCACCGGTGTCCGTCCATGGACCCAAAAGAAGAACCATAAAAATAGAAGGAATGGACTGAAACAAAACGTTGCCCATGTCGATTCTCGCGGCCATGTCTTGAACCTAATGATGGAATCAAGAACACAATATAGTTGCACAACTAGTCTGCCACGGTTTACAAATATGTTCTTAAAGGGTTTTGTCAGTGATCCTTGGCCAAAGGCTTGAAAGCAATAGGGATGTTAGGATAAACGTCGCTTGTGGCACATGTAACTAAATCCCTATGCCCAGATCATGTGGCCTGTTAATGATATTCGGTTAGACTATAGTTCTGAAAAGTTGGTCATATTGTGCCTGGCTACATTGCGCCTTACGACGAGTTCTTAACGTATATAATATaaacatttatttgcctttGATAACTCAACTTTCGCGTGGGAACTGAACCAATAGTCACTATCACGCTGAAGAATAGTATTTATTGGTGTAAAGTAGCATGTTCCAGAACCCCAGGT containing:
- the LOC138044045 gene encoding proton-coupled folate transporter-like isoform X2, producing MPPPNLPRWRRYLTVEPVVLFYTFGIFMSLPVLTQYVYFRVSQYKGFPYNISETSEKGCNVDAGVNSSLTDLEKEVQDMAARIDMGNVLFQSIPSIFMVLLLGPWTDTGGRRPALLSPPIGSAIESLLILIIMYLDLPVYILFVGEAINGFSGFATIMTMAAFSYVADVTTEQRLAIHIAVIQFVVFIGGVVSQLTSGPFLKNLGFIPPYWFIFACHVTSILCVVFLVPESKPNIDKKKLRFFSFDSFKAIWSVYSKPRNGARKNLVMLLVSDGIVNLGIMGLSGVVSLFVLRTPLCWGPATLGVFMAFRFFMQGFGGIVGIALLKRFMSDINVIRVGMLTQCASLAFFAFTDRTWMVFLVPIIGIFGGAVLPLYKGMMSQTVDPDERGALFSSVSTVDTFCNFLGAFIFNPMYIKSSERGFPGLQFLIAATLLTIPMLMTKFLKNPMAFRKMTDKSSTEGLALEGVDAVEDDVKLENAALKNPPQNADTDNNDVNFEDVSLEEEKNSEMTSL
- the LOC138044045 gene encoding proton-coupled folate transporter-like isoform X1; the protein is MKVLSKGFIMPPPNLPRWRRYLTVEPVVLFYTFGIFMSLPVLTQYVYFRVSQYKGFPYNISETSEKGCNVDAGVNSSLTDLEKEVQDMAARIDMGNVLFQSIPSIFMVLLLGPWTDTGGRRPALLSPPIGSAIESLLILIIMYLDLPVYILFVGEAINGFSGFATIMTMAAFSYVADVTTEQRLAIHIAVIQFVVFIGGVVSQLTSGPFLKNLGFIPPYWFIFACHVTSILCVVFLVPESKPNIDKKKLRFFSFDSFKAIWSVYSKPRNGARKNLVMLLVSDGIVNLGIMGLSGVVSLFVLRTPLCWGPATLGVFMAFRFFMQGFGGIVGIALLKRFMSDINVIRVGMLTQCASLAFFAFTDRTWMVFLVPIIGIFGGAVLPLYKGMMSQTVDPDERGALFSSVSTVDTFCNFLGAFIFNPMYIKSSERGFPGLQFLIAATLLTIPMLMTKFLKNPMAFRKMTDKSSTEGLALEGVDAVEDDVKLENAALKNPPQNADTDNNDVNFEDVSLEEEKNSEMTSL